From a region of the Halolamina sp. CBA1230 genome:
- a CDS encoding acetamidase/formamidase family protein — protein MAHEYTVDHELSDDDENVHHVWDNSIEPALTVEPGEVVRFECRDAFDEQFGADADLADFLNASFDPVHPVTGPVYVEGAEPGDVLEVEFLNFEHKGWGYTGFFEGERGFGLLPEEFEEGGFHVWDLEDGVAEFVNGIEVPIDCFPGIAGLAPGEDGEHGTLPPRDTGGNMDVKHMTEGSTVYFPVEAEGGLFSTADCHAAQGDGEVCVTGIEAPMFVTARFDVRTDKDIEQPQFESDHPYTPTGRDEPMYATTGIAPDLMDATKKAVRHMIDHLHEERGLTRAEAYILCSAAVDLKISEVVDQPNWTVTAYVAESLFPE, from the coding sequence ATGGCCCACGAGTACACCGTCGACCACGAGCTGAGCGACGACGACGAGAACGTTCACCACGTCTGGGACAACAGCATCGAGCCGGCGCTCACGGTCGAGCCCGGCGAAGTCGTGCGTTTCGAGTGCCGCGACGCGTTCGACGAACAGTTCGGCGCCGACGCCGACCTCGCGGACTTCCTGAACGCGAGTTTCGACCCGGTCCACCCCGTCACGGGGCCGGTGTACGTCGAAGGCGCAGAACCGGGCGACGTGCTCGAGGTCGAGTTCCTGAACTTCGAGCATAAGGGGTGGGGGTACACCGGCTTCTTCGAGGGGGAGCGCGGGTTCGGCCTCCTCCCCGAGGAGTTCGAGGAGGGCGGGTTCCACGTCTGGGATCTCGAGGACGGCGTCGCGGAGTTCGTGAACGGGATCGAAGTCCCCATCGACTGCTTCCCCGGAATCGCCGGGCTGGCGCCGGGCGAGGACGGCGAACACGGGACGCTCCCGCCGCGGGACACCGGCGGCAACATGGACGTGAAGCACATGACCGAAGGATCGACCGTCTACTTCCCCGTCGAGGCCGAGGGCGGGCTGTTCTCGACCGCGGACTGTCACGCCGCACAGGGCGACGGCGAGGTCTGCGTGACGGGGATCGAGGCGCCGATGTTCGTCACCGCCCGCTTCGACGTCCGGACGGACAAGGACATCGAGCAGCCGCAGTTCGAGAGCGACCATCCCTACACGCCGACGGGGCGCGACGAGCCGATGTACGCGACGACGGGCATCGCGCCGGACCTCATGGACGCGACGAAGAAGGCGGTCCGGCACATGATCGACCACCTCCACGAGGAACGCGGTCTCACCCGGGCGGAGGCGTACATCCTCTGCTCGGCGGCGGTCGACCTGAAGATCAGCGAGGTCGTCGATCAGCCCAACTGGACGGTGACCGCGTACGTCGCGGAGTCGCTGTTCCCGGAGTAG